ATCCAGAGGCAACGACCATCACATTTGATTACATCAAAGTGCATGTGACAAGTGATGTAGTTATCGGCGTATTATACATTGGGCTTGATTATACTCCAAGTGCGGTAGCTCGTGATAGTAGAGCACTCAATACTTATGAATTCACCACAGGTCTACTCGATATAAGACGTTTTCAAGATGTGACGATTCCAGTTCACGTAGTTGCATATACACCAAATGATACACGTGTTGATAAATTGATTTATTTAACAATCAACAGAACCGTTCCAGAAGTTACCGAAAGAATTGCTCCAACAGGTTTATGGTATTATGGATGGACAAGTGATGTTGATCTTGAATATTATAGCTTGCCAAAGCCTTTTAGAGAATTTCTATCCAAAAATATGCCAAAAGAGATGCAAAAGGAGCTTGAAAATTACAAACCAGAACACAACATAACAAATTCGAACATTTTAGTACAACTTGCCTGGACACATGCGCCAAGTACGAACAGAGCTGGTTATAATGTCTATAGATCAACAGATCAAGAAAACTGGGAAAAGATCGCCTTTACAACCACTTATTACACTTTTGATAAGGCTGTTGATTTAGTACCAGGTCAAAGATATTATTATACCGTCAGAACAGTCTACAGAGATGGTTCTGAATCTGGAAATAGTAATATAATAGAAGTCATACCACTTGATCTTTTCAAGGTAAAATTGATCTCACCTGCCGATAACCAAACCAATGTTTCAAGAACTCCGACGTTCATATGGGAACCTGTTGACTGGAGAGATAACACTTCAACACCACACATCGGTGGAGATCTCATAGACGATGAAAATATAATTTTTGTATACTACGGTCCATGGATCTATGACCAAGCGGTGAGTGATCAGCATATCTATTATGGACCCCTAACTGGAACAAACGGACCCAGCCAAATAAGTATTCCATTTGATCCAACTAGTGGATATTGGATCAGAATATATCCTAATGGTGAAGAAGACTATCAAACTGAACCCCTTGAGAAATTCAAGACCTATGAATGGGGGCTTGATGCAGCGTCAGCTTATTATGAAACAGATGACGGACTTTGGATTTCAACAACGATAGACTATGGATATGGTTTTGACAGATGGACTAACGAAGCTGACTACTTCAACAGATTCACCACAGGCGAAGAGTGAAAAGGGGGTGAGCGAAGATGAAAAAAATCATCGT
The DNA window shown above is from Thermotoga profunda AZM34c06 and carries:
- a CDS encoding fibronectin type III domain-containing protein — translated: MSKKWLLLIAVVVLALYGCLGPANRNPQVSLIYPEDGAQVAVLASTKAVTLKSTASDPEGLSLTFDVYLGTSASNLSKIATVDEPEYTVSDLTPGQTYYWKVVVSDGTNSVPSPVWSFTVGGNHSLIKVADFTTGPATVGAKVEILQNDSVVISDLTNSEGHAEFYLPDGRYDIKITGEGKATSMIYNYDPQIVEKIETLSRRQMTDNDQIPNLEVEILDQNNNVIPDPEATTITFDYIKVHVTSDVVIGVLYIGLDYTPSAVARDSRALNTYEFTTGLLDIRRFQDVTIPVHVVAYTPNDTRVDKLIYLTINRTVPEVTERIAPTGLWYYGWTSDVDLEYYSLPKPFREFLSKNMPKEMQKELENYKPEHNITNSNILVQLAWTHAPSTNRAGYNVYRSTDQENWEKIAFTTTYYTFDKAVDLVPGQRYYYTVRTVYRDGSESGNSNIIEVIPLDLFKVKLISPADNQTNVSRTPTFIWEPVDWRDNTSTPHIGGDLIDDENIIFVYYGPWIYDQAVSDQHIYYGPLTGTNGPSQISIPFDPTSGYWIRIYPNGEEDYQTEPLEKFKTYEWGLDAASAYYETDDGLWISTTIDYGYGFDRWTNEADYFNRFTTGEE